One genomic segment of Arachis duranensis cultivar V14167 chromosome 4, aradu.V14167.gnm2.J7QH, whole genome shotgun sequence includes these proteins:
- the LOC107485758 gene encoding uncharacterized protein LOC107485758: protein MPTVRPSVSLVASPSFAADLDQTEVVGYVPLENAGVFEQVYEVGTGGGLLPDMQGFGEPDRVENTMCDDDSDQEPVDIIGESDDDTGANPHAQHGPSSSGTQQYPPHFSTLNLEALGLQVDCGPTVGGSFTEFQIGQSFQNKDEAVLSVKDYSIRRGVEYRVIESDHLKYHGKCKEFSKGCTWLIRVALRARKGTWEVRRYNGPHTYLATSISSDHRQLDYHVICARILPLVRADSAMTAKVLQQATKADYGFKPSYRKVWMAKQKAVAQIYGDWKESYAELPRWMLGVQSIMPGTVSVLKTSPIRLGGEADESTVYFHRLFWTFLPCIEAFRHCKPLVSIDGTHLYGKYGGTLLLAIAQDGNSNILPIAFALVKGENTESWSFFLSNLRAHVTPQEGILVISDRHNGIKAGLEAPGTGWLPPRAF, encoded by the coding sequence ATGCCTACGGTGAGACCATCCGTTTCGCTGGTAGCATCCCCTTCATTCGCGGCTGATTTAGATCAAACGGAGGTTGTTGGTTATGTACCTTTGGAGAATGCAGGGGTCTTTGAGCAGGTGTATGAAGTGGGCACCGGTGGTGGTTTGCTACCTGATATGCAAGGTTTTGGAGAACCTGATCGAGTAGAGAATACAATGTGTGACGATGACTCTGACCAGGAGCCTGTAGATATCATTGGGGAAAGCGATGATGACACAGGTGCCAATCCACATGCACAGCATGGGCCTTCAAGTTCTGGCACTCAGCAGTACCCTCCACACTTCTCCACACTAAACTTGGAGGCTCTGGGTCTACAGGTGGACTGTGGTCCTACAGTTGGGGGATCTTTTACAGAATTTCAGATTGGGCAATCATTCCAGAATAAAGATGAGGCTGTACTGAGTGTGAAGGACTATAGCATCCGCCGAGGTGTTGAGTACAGAGTCATCGAATCAGATCATCTTAAGTATCATGGAAAATGCAAGGAGTTCAGCAAGGGTTGTACTTGGTTGATTCGCGTAGCGCTGCGTGCACGAAAGGGCACTTGGGAGGTTAGGAGGTACAACGGGCCACACACTTACTTGGCAACCTCTATTTCTAGTGATCACCGTCAGTTGGATTACCACGTTATATGTGCGAGGATTCTTCCGTTGGTTAGGGCAGATTCTGCGATGACAGCAAAGGTATTGCAACAAGCTACAAAAGCCGATTACGGTTTCAAGCCTAGTTACAGGAAGGTTTGGATGGCGAAGCAGAAGGCAGTGGCACAAATATATGGAGATTGGAAAGAGTCGTATGCGGAATTGCCACGTTGGATGCTAGGGGTACAGTCAATCATGCCTGGGACAGTTTCTGTGTTGAAGACCTCTCCTATTCGGCTTGGGGGTGAGGCTGATGAGTCCACGGTGTACTTTCATCGACTTTTCTGGACATTTCTACCCTGTATCGAGGCATTCCGGCATTGTAAGCCCCTCGTGAGTATTGACGGTACCCACTTGTATGGCAAGTATGGAGGGACGCTGCTGCTGGCGATAGCGCAGGATGGAAACTCGAACATCCTCCCGATAGCCTTCGCCCTTGTGAAGGGAGAAAACACAGAGTCATGGTCATTCTTCTTGTCCAACCTACGAGCGCATGTGACGCCACAGGAGGGTATCCTTGTTATCTCTGACAGGCATAATGGCATCAAGGCAGGACTTGAGGCCCCTGGGACTGGATGGCTGCCTCCACGTGCTTTTTGA
- the LOC107485785 gene encoding SKP1-like protein 21 isoform X1, which produces MSEIDMAVSKPEIMQPYIWLQTPDGAIQQVEQVIAMFCPFICQEVIQKGTGSSKNCAICLPQRVTPTILSLILDYCRFHQVPGRSNKERKSYDEKFMRMDTKQLCELTSAADSLQLKPLVDLTSRTLARVIEGKSPEEIRGIFNLPDDLTEEEKLEPLKNTTADPRIRLLNRLYAKKRKELKERERLKNVEVEEEHVDDRSVDDLLSFINGNDADPKEMKNSKNKKKNRRRKEQQMSSSLKEASELNNKEINGHNIRPQTDGANGVSEASQSNTEDSTFVPREFDDGDIDEEIDPALQEKLDREVEDFARILNSDWPERMQELLSLGQERKAMPFTSNGNSFLRRNA; this is translated from the exons ATGTCAGAAATTGACATGGCAGTTAGTAAACCCGAG ATTATGCAGCCGTATATCTGGCTTCAGACACCAGATGGTGCAATACAACAAGTGGAACAGGTAATTGCAATGTTTTGCCCTTTTATTTGTCAAGAAGTAATACAAAAAGGCACGGGATCTTCAAAGAACTGTGCAATATGTCTTCCTCAACGAGTCACCCCTACTATTTTGAGCTTAATACTTGATTATTGCCGATTTCATCAAGTACCAGGTCGCTCAAACAAG GAGCGGAAGTCTTATGATGAGAAATTCATGCGGATGGACACGAAGCAGTTATGCGAGTTGACATCTGCTGCAGACAGCCTTCAGTTGAAACCATTGGTTGATCTTACCAGCCGTACACTTGCTCGAGTAATTGAAGGAAAATCCCCTGAGGAAATACGCGGCATATTTAATTTGCCAGATGATCTTACAGAG GAAGAGAAATTGGAGCCCTTGAAAAACACAACTGCTGATCCGAGGATCAGGCTTTTGAACCGTTTGTATgctaagaaaaggaaagagctGAAGGAGCGTGAGAGGCTAAAG AATgttgaagttgaagaagagCATGTGGATGATCGTTCAGTCGATGACCTTTTGTCTTTTATTAATGGAAATGATGCAG ATCCAAAGGAGATGAAAAATtctaagaataaaaagaaaaaccgAAGAAGAAAAGAGCAACAGATGAGCTCTTCTTTGAAGGAAGCTTCTGAACTGAACAATAAG GAGATAAATGGTCATAATATCAGACCCCAAACTGATGGAGCTAATGGAGTTTCCGAGGCCTCACAGTCTAATACAGAAGACAGCACTTTTGTTCCTAGAGAGTTTGATGATGGAGATATAGATGAGGAGATCGATCCTGCATTACAGGAAAAACTTGACAG GGAAGTGGAAGATTTCGCTCGCATATTAAATTCTGACTGGCCAGAGAGGATGCAGGAACTGTTGTCGTTGGggcaagaaagaaaagcaaTGCCTTTTACATCCAACGGAAACAGTTTTTTAAGACGAAATGCTT AG
- the LOC107485784 gene encoding signal peptide peptidase-like 4 isoform X2 encodes MVCEENETDIDIGIPAVMLPQDAGENIKSHIQNKSIVSVQLYSPLRPLVDVAEVFLWLMAVGTILCASYWSAWTTREAAVEREKLLKDASDEYLNTENAGSTGYVEISTMAAISFVVIASCFLLMLYKLMASWFIEVLVVLFCIGGVEGLQTCLVALLSCFRWFQHAGQTFVKIPFFGAVSYLTLAMTPFCIVFAVLWGVFRHVSFAWIGQDILGIALIITVLQIVRIPNLKVGTVLLSCAFLYDIFWVFVSKWWFHESVMIVVARGDRSGEDGIPMLLKIPRLFDPWGGYSIIGFGDIILPGLLVAFSLRYDWLAKRNLRSGYFVWAMSAYGLGLLITYVALNLMDGHGQPALLYIVPFTLGTFLSLGKKRGELKLLWTRGEPEMPCPHNQESQ; translated from the exons ATGGTTTGTGAAGAGAATGAAACTGATATTGATATTGGAATTCCTGCTGTGATGCTTCCACAAGATGCTGGTGAAAACATTAAAAGTCATATACAAAACAAATCGATAG TGTCTGTGCAGTTATACTCTCCGCTGCGCCCATTAGTTGATGTAGCGGAAGTGTTTTTATGGCTTATGGCTGTTGGTACCATTCTCTGTGCTTCTTATTGGTCTGCCTGGACAACCAGAGAGGCTGCTGTTGAGCGGGAGAAGCTATTAAAG GATGCTTCGGATGAATATTTGAATACTGAGAATGCTGGTTCTACTGGTTATGTAGAAATCAGTACCATGGCAGCAATTTCTTTTGTTGTGATCGCTTCTTGTTTCTTGCTTATGCTTTACAAATTAATGGCATCCTGGTTTATTGAAGTTCTGGTGGTTCTATTTTGCATTGGTGGTGTTGAG GGACTGCAAACTTGCTTGGTGGCTCTGTTATCATG TTTCAGATGGTTTCAACATGCTGGGCAAACATTTGTAAAAATACCCTTCTTTGGAGCTGTCTCATATTTGACGCTTGCTATGACTCCCTTCTGCATAGTATTTGCCGTGCTTTGGGGAGTTTTTCGACACGTATCTTTTGCATGGATTGGACAAGATATTCTT GGAATTGCATTGATAATTACGGTTCTTCAGATTGTCCGCATACCAAATCTCAAG GTTGGAACTGTTCTTCTTAGTTGCGCCTTTCTATATGACATCTTCTGGGTGTTTGTCTCTAAGTGGTGGTTCCATGAGAGCGTAATGATAGTG GTAGCTCGAGGCGATAGGAGTGGAGAAGATGGTATCCCCATGCTGCTTAAAATACCGCGTCTGTTTGATCCTTGGGGTGGTTACAGCATAATTGGTTTTGGGGACATAATCTTACCAGGGCTTCTAGTGGCATTTTCACTAAG GTATGATTGGCTGGCAAAGAGGAACCTTCGGTCTGGATACTTCGTGTGGGCAATGAGTGCTTACGGTTTAG GTCTCCTTATCACATATGTTGCTTTGAACTTGATGGATGGGCATGGTCAACCAGCATTGCTTTATATCGTCCCGTTTACTCTTG GCACATTTTTGTCATTGGGAAAGAAGAGAGGTGAACTCAAGCTTTTATGGACAAGAGGGGAACCAGAAATGCCTTGCCCTCATAACCAAGAGTCTCAATAA
- the LOC107485786 gene encoding uncharacterized protein LOC107485786, whose protein sequence is MRWRRRSRRQRRLSRRQLLFFSPASSLAPIVLTGSLLPYDPRLRRCCSSWHRSRRLLAFLCQNHPGSWARCPVSHVQGGGIKTAIQAGSTLAFTSAFIDFRGQRIKHDSHKEYPAYNSALMKTIKGATTGLISGTLWVLLLPPGIMFLVLRETVALPGLIRTFKMMGNYALTFVAIGGVYIGVKQLVQNARMKRDLVNGAVGVQLFWVTKNSMML, encoded by the exons ATGAGGTGGAGGAGGAGATCGAGGAGGCAGAGGAGGTTGAGCCGTCGCCAGCTGCTGTTCTTTTCTCCCGCCTCTTCGCTTGCGCCGATCGTTTTGACTGGTTCCTTACTTCCTTATGATCCTCGGCTCCGTCGCTGCTGCAGCTCATGGCACCGCTCTCGTCGTTTACTTGCATTTCTTTGCCAAAATCATCCAGGTTCCTGGGCAAGATGCCCAGTTTCACACGTTCAAGGAG GGGGCATCAAAACCGCAATTCAGGCTGGGTCAACATTGGCATTCACCTCTGCATTTATTGATTTCAGAGGTCAGAGAATAAAACATGATTCTCATAAGGAGTATCCTGCCTACAACTCTGCATTGATGAAAACTATTAAGGGTGCAACAACTGGTTTAATTTCTGGCACCCTCTGGGTACTGTTGTTGCCACCTGGAATCATGTTCCTCGTGTTGAGAGAAACGGTTGCTCTTCCAGGCCTCATAAGAACTTTCAAGATGATGGGCAACTATGCATTGACCTTTGTTGCCATAGGAGGAGTCTACATTGGTGTTAAGCAGTTGGTGCAGAACGCTAGGATGAAGAGGGATCTTGTCAATGGTGCTGTAGGTGTGCAACTGTTCTGGGTTACAAAG AACTCAATGATGCTTTGA
- the LOC107485785 gene encoding SKP1-like protein 21 isoform X2 has protein sequence MQPYIWLQTPDGAIQQVEQVIAMFCPFICQEVIQKGTGSSKNCAICLPQRVTPTILSLILDYCRFHQVPGRSNKERKSYDEKFMRMDTKQLCELTSAADSLQLKPLVDLTSRTLARVIEGKSPEEIRGIFNLPDDLTEEEKLEPLKNTTADPRIRLLNRLYAKKRKELKERERLKNVEVEEEHVDDRSVDDLLSFINGNDADPKEMKNSKNKKKNRRRKEQQMSSSLKEASELNNKEINGHNIRPQTDGANGVSEASQSNTEDSTFVPREFDDGDIDEEIDPALQEKLDREVEDFARILNSDWPERMQELLSLGQERKAMPFTSNGNSFLRRNA, from the exons ATGCAGCCGTATATCTGGCTTCAGACACCAGATGGTGCAATACAACAAGTGGAACAGGTAATTGCAATGTTTTGCCCTTTTATTTGTCAAGAAGTAATACAAAAAGGCACGGGATCTTCAAAGAACTGTGCAATATGTCTTCCTCAACGAGTCACCCCTACTATTTTGAGCTTAATACTTGATTATTGCCGATTTCATCAAGTACCAGGTCGCTCAAACAAG GAGCGGAAGTCTTATGATGAGAAATTCATGCGGATGGACACGAAGCAGTTATGCGAGTTGACATCTGCTGCAGACAGCCTTCAGTTGAAACCATTGGTTGATCTTACCAGCCGTACACTTGCTCGAGTAATTGAAGGAAAATCCCCTGAGGAAATACGCGGCATATTTAATTTGCCAGATGATCTTACAGAG GAAGAGAAATTGGAGCCCTTGAAAAACACAACTGCTGATCCGAGGATCAGGCTTTTGAACCGTTTGTATgctaagaaaaggaaagagctGAAGGAGCGTGAGAGGCTAAAG AATgttgaagttgaagaagagCATGTGGATGATCGTTCAGTCGATGACCTTTTGTCTTTTATTAATGGAAATGATGCAG ATCCAAAGGAGATGAAAAATtctaagaataaaaagaaaaaccgAAGAAGAAAAGAGCAACAGATGAGCTCTTCTTTGAAGGAAGCTTCTGAACTGAACAATAAG GAGATAAATGGTCATAATATCAGACCCCAAACTGATGGAGCTAATGGAGTTTCCGAGGCCTCACAGTCTAATACAGAAGACAGCACTTTTGTTCCTAGAGAGTTTGATGATGGAGATATAGATGAGGAGATCGATCCTGCATTACAGGAAAAACTTGACAG GGAAGTGGAAGATTTCGCTCGCATATTAAATTCTGACTGGCCAGAGAGGATGCAGGAACTGTTGTCGTTGGggcaagaaagaaaagcaaTGCCTTTTACATCCAACGGAAACAGTTTTTTAAGACGAAATGCTT AG
- the LOC107485784 gene encoding signal peptide peptidase-like 4 isoform X1 has translation MVSFSVEGTVWCCVLMVIITVSFAGDIVHPDNIAPKRPGCDNNFVLVKVPTWINGVENCEYVGVGARFGPTLESKEKHATHTRVAIADPPDCCSKLKNKLTGEIILVHRGQCSFTTKANIAEEAGASAILIINNRTELFKMVCEENETDIDIGIPAVMLPQDAGENIKSHIQNKSIVSVQLYSPLRPLVDVAEVFLWLMAVGTILCASYWSAWTTREAAVEREKLLKDASDEYLNTENAGSTGYVEISTMAAISFVVIASCFLLMLYKLMASWFIEVLVVLFCIGGVEGLQTCLVALLSCFRWFQHAGQTFVKIPFFGAVSYLTLAMTPFCIVFAVLWGVFRHVSFAWIGQDILGIALIITVLQIVRIPNLKVGTVLLSCAFLYDIFWVFVSKWWFHESVMIVVARGDRSGEDGIPMLLKIPRLFDPWGGYSIIGFGDIILPGLLVAFSLRYDWLAKRNLRSGYFVWAMSAYGLGLLITYVALNLMDGHGQPALLYIVPFTLGTFLSLGKKRGELKLLWTRGEPEMPCPHNQESQ, from the exons ATGGTTTCATTTTCAGTTGAAGGAACTGTGTGGTGCTGTGTGTTAATGGTTATTATAACTGTGAGTTTTGCTGGGGACATAGTACACCCTGATAATATTGCTCCCAAGAGACCTGGTTGTGATAACAACTTTGTTCTG GTTAAAGTCCCAACTTGGATTAATGGTGTGGAGAACTGTGAGTATGTTGGTGTTGGTGCAAGATTTGGCCCTACATTGGAATCTAAAGAAAAACATGCCACCCATACTAGAGTCGCCATTGCGGACCCTCCTGATTGTTGTAGCAAGCTGAAGAATAAG CTCACTGGCGAGATCATTTTGGTGCACCGAGGACAATGTAGTTTCACAACCAAGGCAAATATAGCTGAAGAAGCTGGTGCTTCAGCGATCCTCATTATAAATAATCGGACAG AACTTTTCAAGATGGTTTGTGAAGAGAATGAAACTGATATTGATATTGGAATTCCTGCTGTGATGCTTCCACAAGATGCTGGTGAAAACATTAAAAGTCATATACAAAACAAATCGATAG TGTCTGTGCAGTTATACTCTCCGCTGCGCCCATTAGTTGATGTAGCGGAAGTGTTTTTATGGCTTATGGCTGTTGGTACCATTCTCTGTGCTTCTTATTGGTCTGCCTGGACAACCAGAGAGGCTGCTGTTGAGCGGGAGAAGCTATTAAAG GATGCTTCGGATGAATATTTGAATACTGAGAATGCTGGTTCTACTGGTTATGTAGAAATCAGTACCATGGCAGCAATTTCTTTTGTTGTGATCGCTTCTTGTTTCTTGCTTATGCTTTACAAATTAATGGCATCCTGGTTTATTGAAGTTCTGGTGGTTCTATTTTGCATTGGTGGTGTTGAG GGACTGCAAACTTGCTTGGTGGCTCTGTTATCATG TTTCAGATGGTTTCAACATGCTGGGCAAACATTTGTAAAAATACCCTTCTTTGGAGCTGTCTCATATTTGACGCTTGCTATGACTCCCTTCTGCATAGTATTTGCCGTGCTTTGGGGAGTTTTTCGACACGTATCTTTTGCATGGATTGGACAAGATATTCTT GGAATTGCATTGATAATTACGGTTCTTCAGATTGTCCGCATACCAAATCTCAAG GTTGGAACTGTTCTTCTTAGTTGCGCCTTTCTATATGACATCTTCTGGGTGTTTGTCTCTAAGTGGTGGTTCCATGAGAGCGTAATGATAGTG GTAGCTCGAGGCGATAGGAGTGGAGAAGATGGTATCCCCATGCTGCTTAAAATACCGCGTCTGTTTGATCCTTGGGGTGGTTACAGCATAATTGGTTTTGGGGACATAATCTTACCAGGGCTTCTAGTGGCATTTTCACTAAG GTATGATTGGCTGGCAAAGAGGAACCTTCGGTCTGGATACTTCGTGTGGGCAATGAGTGCTTACGGTTTAG GTCTCCTTATCACATATGTTGCTTTGAACTTGATGGATGGGCATGGTCAACCAGCATTGCTTTATATCGTCCCGTTTACTCTTG GCACATTTTTGTCATTGGGAAAGAAGAGAGGTGAACTCAAGCTTTTATGGACAAGAGGGGAACCAGAAATGCCTTGCCCTCATAACCAAGAGTCTCAATAA